One Pseudodesulfovibrio cashew DNA window includes the following coding sequences:
- the purF gene encoding amidophosphoribosyltransferase — protein sequence MKKEYCGLFGIYGSKEAARMTYFGLYAQQHRGQESAGIVTWDGEKIREQKGMGLVADVFNERHLGKELKGEIAMGHIRYSTTGASLIRNAQPFIVRHGDLRLALAHNGNLVNTFELRAELEEGGSIFQTTMDTEVFAHLIIKYLHSSETIEEAIAKACQRVRGAYSMLVLANDKLIAFKDPNGVRPLALGRMGDRYVFASETCAFDLIEAEFLRPLNPGEMITVHNNKMTSMHYCEPQPKRQCIFELIYFARPDSWIFGDVVYERRKAMGAMLAREAPVDADFVMPFPDSGNYAAVGYSQESGLPLELAMIRNHYVGRTFIQPSQDMRDFSVRVKLNPVKSMVQGKRIVIVEDSIVRGTTIRARVKKLRELGAREIHLRVSCPAIKHPCFYGIDFSSKGELIAANHTEEDIARFMGIESLHYLTVPGLVDSVTEKDAWCLACFDGNYPIPLADRMGKDCLEATPGIIKEFC from the coding sequence ATGAAAAAAGAGTATTGCGGACTTTTCGGGATTTACGGCAGCAAGGAAGCCGCCAGGATGACCTACTTCGGGCTTTACGCCCAGCAGCACCGGGGCCAGGAGTCCGCGGGCATCGTCACCTGGGATGGCGAAAAGATTCGCGAACAGAAGGGCATGGGCCTGGTGGCCGACGTGTTCAATGAAAGGCACCTGGGCAAGGAGCTCAAGGGCGAGATCGCCATGGGGCATATCCGGTACTCCACCACCGGCGCATCCCTGATCCGCAACGCCCAGCCATTCATCGTCCGGCACGGTGACCTGCGTCTGGCCCTGGCCCACAACGGCAACCTGGTCAACACCTTCGAACTGCGCGCCGAGCTGGAAGAGGGCGGTTCCATCTTCCAGACGACCATGGACACCGAGGTGTTCGCCCACCTGATCATCAAGTACCTGCATTCCTCTGAGACAATCGAGGAGGCCATCGCCAAGGCGTGCCAGCGGGTGCGCGGTGCCTATTCCATGCTCGTGCTGGCCAATGACAAGCTCATCGCCTTCAAGGATCCCAACGGGGTGCGCCCCCTGGCCCTGGGACGGATGGGGGACCGCTATGTGTTCGCCTCCGAGACCTGCGCCTTCGACCTCATCGAGGCCGAGTTCCTCCGTCCGCTGAATCCGGGCGAGATGATCACCGTACACAACAACAAGATGACCAGCATGCACTACTGCGAGCCCCAGCCCAAGCGCCAGTGCATCTTCGAGCTGATCTACTTCGCCCGGCCCGACTCCTGGATCTTCGGCGACGTGGTCTACGAGCGGCGCAAGGCCATGGGTGCCATGCTGGCCAGGGAAGCTCCGGTGGACGCGGACTTCGTCATGCCGTTCCCGGACTCGGGCAACTACGCCGCCGTGGGATATTCCCAGGAGTCCGGCCTGCCCCTTGAGCTGGCCATGATCCGCAACCACTACGTTGGCCGAACCTTCATTCAGCCCTCTCAGGACATGCGCGACTTCTCGGTCCGGGTGAAGCTCAACCCGGTCAAGTCCATGGTCCAGGGCAAGCGCATCGTCATCGTCGAGGACTCCATCGTTCGCGGCACCACCATCCGCGCTCGCGTCAAGAAGCTGCGGGAACTGGGAGCCCGGGAGATCCACCTGCGTGTTTCCTGTCCGGCCATCAAGCATCCCTGCTTTTACGGCATCGACTTCTCGTCCAAGGGCGAGCTGATCGCGGCCAACCACACCGAGGAAGACATCGCCCGTTTCATGGGTATCGAGTCTCTGCACTACCTGACCGTGCCCGGTCTGGTGGACTCGGTGACCGAGAAGGACGCCTGGTGTCTGGCCTGTTTCGACGGCAATTACCCGATTCCGCTCGCCGACAGGATGGGCAAGGACTGCCTGGAGGCGACTCCCGGCATCATCAAGGAATTCTGCTAG
- a CDS encoding KpsF/GutQ family sugar-phosphate isomerase has translation MDSANGSDWLKLAREVLDTEIEGLEAVREQLGSGFVRAVEAMAGCTGRVVVTGVGKSGLVGRKIAATLSSTGTPSFFLHPVEGAHGDMGMLREEDVILALSNSGGTDEVNSLIPALKSLGATVICMTGNTASAMAKLSDIAIEVRVPREACVIGLAPTTSTTAQLAVGDALAVCLMEHKSFSKDDFRKFHPGGTLGQRLATSVDQLMHTADLPVVGDGATLKQALEVLNAGGLGLVAIVDGGNVLLGVFTDGDVRREVCCGPFDLSQPVVDVMTVSPKRAGVGESSARVLDVMEQNEITVLPVVREDGVLAGMVHLHDLLGKGSLRFSGSGIGEHAG, from the coding sequence ATGGATAGCGCCAACGGGAGCGATTGGCTGAAGCTGGCCCGCGAGGTCCTCGATACCGAAATCGAAGGGCTCGAAGCGGTCCGGGAGCAGCTGGGCTCGGGATTTGTCCGGGCCGTGGAGGCCATGGCCGGCTGTACCGGCCGCGTGGTCGTCACCGGCGTGGGCAAGTCCGGCCTGGTGGGGCGCAAGATCGCGGCCACCCTGTCCAGCACGGGCACGCCATCCTTTTTCCTTCACCCGGTGGAGGGAGCCCACGGCGACATGGGCATGCTGCGTGAGGAGGACGTCATCCTCGCGCTGTCCAACTCCGGCGGCACCGACGAAGTCAATTCGCTTATCCCGGCTCTCAAGTCCCTGGGTGCCACGGTCATCTGCATGACCGGCAACACCGCCTCGGCCATGGCCAAACTCAGCGATATTGCCATTGAAGTCCGGGTGCCGCGCGAGGCGTGCGTCATCGGTCTCGCACCGACCACCTCCACCACTGCGCAGCTGGCCGTGGGCGACGCCCTGGCCGTCTGCCTCATGGAGCACAAGTCCTTCAGCAAGGACGATTTTCGTAAGTTCCATCCTGGCGGGACCCTGGGCCAGCGGCTGGCGACCTCCGTGGATCAGCTCATGCACACCGCCGATCTGCCCGTTGTAGGTGACGGAGCCACGCTCAAGCAGGCTCTGGAAGTGCTCAACGCGGGCGGACTCGGGCTGGTGGCCATCGTGGATGGCGGCAACGTCCTCCTTGGCGTGTTCACCGACGGTGACGTGCGCCGCGAGGTCTGCTGCGGCCCCTTCGATCTTTCTCAGCCCGTGGTAGACGTCATGACCGTCTCTCCCAAGCGGGCGGGCGTGGGCGAATCCTCGGCCCGCGTACTCGACGTCATGGAGCAGAACGAGATCACGGTTCTGCCCGTGGTGCGCGAGGACGGCGTGCTGGCCGGGATGGTCCATCTGCACGACCTCCTGGGCAAGGGCTCGCTCCGCTTCTCCGGTTCCGGCATAGGGGAGCATGCCGGTTAA
- a CDS encoding YkgJ family cysteine cluster protein, with amino-acid sequence MTLTQTGDSDICRRCSLLGPTCCRIAPGQEEFCFPLSQTEKERIQDHVPYTGGFVLSPNSKAFIDYVARLFPGEEDAVSNLFPEGKEHFRLAVDTMGACRFLGPLGCEIPQEARPYYCRLFPFWMVGRDVIFFDAPTCLARREERTLNRMLRALDSTKADVKDLYGRLRLVWGMPPAKGAPAVKKGF; translated from the coding sequence ATGACGCTTACCCAAACCGGAGATAGCGACATCTGCCGCCGGTGTTCCCTGCTGGGACCTACCTGCTGCCGCATTGCCCCAGGCCAGGAAGAATTCTGTTTCCCGTTGTCTCAGACCGAAAAAGAGCGCATACAGGACCATGTCCCGTACACGGGCGGCTTCGTGCTCTCGCCCAACTCCAAGGCGTTCATCGATTACGTGGCCCGCTTGTTCCCCGGTGAGGAGGATGCGGTTAGCAATCTGTTCCCCGAGGGCAAGGAGCATTTCCGGCTGGCCGTGGACACCATGGGCGCGTGCAGGTTTCTCGGGCCGCTGGGGTGCGAGATTCCCCAGGAGGCCAGGCCGTACTACTGCCGTCTGTTCCCCTTCTGGATGGTCGGGCGGGACGTGATATTTTTTGATGCCCCCACCTGTCTGGCAAGGCGGGAGGAGAGGACGCTCAACCGCATGTTGCGCGCACTGGACTCGACCAAAGCTGACGTGAAAGACCTGTACGGACGGCTCCGGCTGGTCTGGGGGATGCCCCCGGCCAAGGGAGCACCGGCAGTGAAAAAAGGTTTCTAA
- a CDS encoding penicillin-binding protein 1A, whose product MKALKILLIIFLICVVVGIGGAFALYNWAASDLPGFKKITDYRPSLVTTVYAKDNEVLGYFYKEKRFLVTLDQMSPWLPKAFLAAEDASFYEHDGVDLAAIARAFVANLRAGRTKQGGSTITQQIIKRLLLTSERSYERKLKEAILAFRLENYLTKEEILTIYLNQIFLGAHSYGVEAAARTYFAKHAKDLTIAECAMLAGLPQAPSRYNPYHNWDQAKLRQRYVLDQLKAQGWITPAQHKEAMAERVELNSMPDPSWKTGAYYLEEVRRWLVDKYGEDAVYNDGLTVTTACDIKHQAAAEKALRRGLLDSAQRRGWLGPIENISPGDSGRILEEGPQGTEGIMARDNPVKAWVVKVSRDKADVRFGKFKGIIPIKAMWWVREPNVKKSHEDVPDPTDARKILKKGDVVWVTVSKAPETPEGTWTLDLEREPLVEGALVSVKPDTGEVVALVGGYSFYKSQFNRATQARRQPGSAFKPIVYSTAIDNGFTAASVILDAPIVYANDAQGKLWRPENFEGTFEGPTLLRTALVKSKNLVTIRIAQKLGIRKIIERAKAMGLESDFPSDLSVSLGSGVVTLENLCRAYTAFARGGSYIEPRTVLSVSSAWGEEMFTSVPESVDAISPQTAFIMASLMKQVVQNGTGWRAKVLKRPVAGKTGTSNNEQDAWFMGYTPYLLTGVYVGFDELTPMGKWETGSRAASPIWVSYRKVVEQDYPYQDFTQPPGVVMVQVDGNTGKLASPGSSKEYFLPFKVGTEPTEMATGGASGGDAPASADDLFKQTF is encoded by the coding sequence ATGAAAGCACTGAAAATACTGCTCATAATATTCCTTATCTGTGTCGTCGTCGGGATCGGCGGCGCGTTCGCTCTCTACAACTGGGCCGCAAGCGACCTGCCCGGCTTCAAGAAGATCACCGACTACCGGCCCTCCCTGGTGACCACGGTCTACGCCAAGGACAACGAGGTGCTCGGTTATTTCTACAAGGAGAAGCGGTTCCTGGTCACTCTGGATCAGATGTCGCCCTGGCTGCCCAAGGCGTTTCTGGCCGCCGAGGACGCCAGCTTCTACGAGCATGACGGAGTGGATCTGGCCGCCATTGCCCGCGCCTTCGTGGCCAACCTTCGCGCCGGCCGGACCAAGCAGGGCGGCTCCACCATCACCCAGCAGATCATCAAGCGGTTGCTGCTGACCTCGGAGCGGAGCTACGAGCGCAAGCTCAAGGAGGCCATCCTGGCCTTCCGTCTGGAGAATTACCTGACCAAGGAAGAGATCCTTACCATCTATCTCAATCAGATCTTCCTCGGAGCGCATTCCTATGGCGTCGAGGCTGCGGCCCGTACCTATTTTGCCAAGCACGCCAAGGACCTGACCATTGCCGAGTGCGCCATGCTGGCCGGTCTGCCCCAGGCTCCCTCCCGCTATAATCCGTATCACAACTGGGACCAGGCGAAGCTTCGGCAGCGCTACGTCCTGGATCAGCTCAAGGCCCAGGGCTGGATCACACCCGCCCAGCACAAGGAGGCCATGGCCGAGCGCGTCGAGCTCAATTCCATGCCCGACCCGTCCTGGAAGACCGGGGCCTACTATCTCGAAGAGGTCCGGCGCTGGCTCGTGGACAAGTACGGCGAGGACGCCGTGTACAATGACGGCCTTACCGTGACCACGGCCTGCGACATCAAGCATCAGGCCGCTGCGGAAAAGGCGCTTCGGCGCGGCTTGCTCGACTCCGCCCAGCGGCGCGGCTGGCTCGGCCCCATCGAGAATATCAGCCCCGGCGACTCGGGCCGAATCCTCGAGGAAGGTCCTCAGGGCACCGAAGGGATCATGGCCCGGGATAATCCGGTGAAAGCCTGGGTGGTCAAGGTCTCCAGGGACAAGGCCGACGTTCGTTTCGGCAAGTTCAAGGGGATCATCCCCATCAAGGCCATGTGGTGGGTGCGCGAGCCGAACGTCAAGAAATCGCACGAGGACGTGCCGGACCCCACCGACGCCCGCAAGATTCTCAAAAAGGGCGACGTGGTGTGGGTGACCGTGTCCAAGGCCCCGGAAACGCCGGAGGGCACCTGGACGCTCGACCTGGAGCGCGAGCCCCTTGTTGAGGGCGCTCTGGTGTCGGTCAAGCCCGATACCGGTGAAGTCGTCGCCCTGGTGGGTGGGTATTCCTTTTACAAAAGCCAGTTCAACCGGGCCACCCAGGCCAGACGCCAGCCCGGATCAGCCTTCAAGCCCATTGTTTATTCCACGGCCATCGACAACGGCTTCACTGCCGCTTCGGTCATTCTGGACGCGCCCATCGTCTATGCCAACGACGCGCAGGGCAAGCTGTGGCGGCCCGAAAACTTCGAAGGCACCTTCGAGGGACCGACCCTGCTGCGCACGGCCCTGGTCAAGTCCAAGAACCTGGTCACCATCCGCATTGCCCAGAAGCTCGGTATCCGCAAGATCATCGAGCGGGCCAAGGCCATGGGGCTGGAATCGGATTTCCCGTCCGACCTGTCCGTGTCCCTCGGGTCCGGCGTGGTGACGCTGGAGAACCTGTGTCGGGCCTACACCGCCTTTGCGCGCGGCGGCTCCTACATCGAGCCGCGCACCGTGCTGTCTGTTTCCTCGGCCTGGGGCGAGGAGATGTTCACCTCGGTGCCCGAGTCCGTGGACGCCATCAGCCCGCAGACCGCCTTCATCATGGCTTCGCTCATGAAACAGGTGGTCCAGAACGGCACGGGGTGGCGGGCCAAGGTCCTCAAGCGCCCGGTGGCGGGTAAAACCGGTACCTCCAACAACGAGCAGGACGCCTGGTTCATGGGCTATACCCCCTACCTGCTGACCGGCGTGTACGTCGGCTTCGACGAGCTCACGCCCATGGGCAAGTGGGAAACCGGCTCCCGCGCGGCAAGCCCCATCTGGGTTTCCTACCGCAAGGTCGTGGAGCAGGATTATCCCTATCAGGACTTCACCCAGCCGCCGGGAGTTGTTATGGTCCAAGTGGACGGCAACACCGGCAAGCTCGCCTCGCCCGGCTCCTCCAAGGAATACTTCCTGCCGTTCAAGGTGGGAACCGAACCCACGGAGATGGCCACGGGCGGCGCATCGGGAGGCGATGCGCCCGCATCGGCGGACGACTTGTTCAAGCAAACCTTCTAG
- a CDS encoding PhzF family phenazine biosynthesis protein, whose protein sequence is MQLDLYQVDAFAEDVFSGNPAGVVPLFEWLSDELMQNIAFENNMAETAFFVRKGEYFELRWFTPESEVDLCGHATLAAAHVLYTYLGYTDPAVVFETKSGRLFVDREGGLYSMDFPAWDVREIQVTERVAKALGARPAELFMGERDMMAVFEDEEAIRSLQPDFRLISQLDGMCMICTAPGLDYDFVSRTFVPEQGIPEDPVTGSAHCTLVPFWADRLGKSEFRAYQASRRGGILECRHLGDRVKIAGKAVTYMKGSIIL, encoded by the coding sequence ATGCAACTCGATCTCTACCAAGTCGATGCCTTTGCCGAAGATGTATTCTCCGGCAATCCGGCGGGCGTTGTGCCGCTTTTCGAATGGCTGTCGGATGAGCTGATGCAGAACATCGCGTTCGAGAACAACATGGCCGAGACCGCGTTCTTCGTACGCAAGGGAGAGTACTTCGAGCTGCGCTGGTTCACCCCTGAGTCCGAGGTGGACCTCTGCGGTCACGCAACCCTTGCCGCCGCACACGTCCTCTATACCTATCTCGGCTACACGGATCCGGCTGTGGTGTTCGAAACCAAGTCCGGCCGTCTTTTCGTGGACCGGGAGGGAGGCCTCTACTCCATGGACTTCCCGGCCTGGGACGTAAGGGAGATTCAGGTCACCGAGCGGGTGGCCAAGGCTCTGGGGGCGCGCCCCGCCGAACTCTTCATGGGCGAGCGTGACATGATGGCCGTATTCGAGGATGAGGAGGCCATTCGTTCCCTGCAACCTGATTTTCGCCTCATCTCGCAGCTTGACGGCATGTGCATGATCTGTACTGCTCCTGGGCTGGATTATGATTTCGTGTCCCGTACCTTCGTCCCCGAGCAGGGGATTCCCGAGGACCCGGTCACCGGCTCGGCCCACTGCACCTTGGTTCCGTTCTGGGCGGATCGCCTGGGCAAGAGCGAATTCCGTGCCTATCAGGCGTCCAGGCGCGGGGGCATACTGGAGTGCCGCCACCTGGGCGACCGGGTCAAGATCGCGGGCAAGGCCGTTACCTACATGAAGGGTTCCATCATCCTCTAG
- a CDS encoding phenylpyruvate tautomerase MIF-related protein has product MPFIKVETNVSAPGAEETVKALSALAADMLGKPEQYVLAILEDGKTLVFGGSAEPAAYVTLDSIGLPEGRTAEFSASICRFLESALGIPGERVYIAFGDIERHLFGWDGKTF; this is encoded by the coding sequence ATGCCGTTTATCAAAGTGGAGACCAACGTGTCCGCACCCGGTGCGGAAGAAACGGTCAAGGCACTCTCAGCCCTGGCCGCCGATATGCTCGGCAAGCCAGAGCAGTATGTGCTCGCCATTCTGGAGGACGGCAAGACCCTGGTTTTCGGCGGCAGCGCCGAGCCCGCCGCGTATGTCACGCTGGATTCCATAGGGTTGCCCGAGGGCCGGACCGCGGAGTTCTCCGCGTCCATCTGCCGATTTCTGGAGAGTGCTCTGGGGATTCCCGGCGAGCGGGTGTATATCGCGTTCGGGGATATCGAGAGGCATCTGTTCGGGTGGGATGGGAAGACTTTTTAA
- a CDS encoding peptidase U32 family protein: MSNKHIPEIMAPAGDASSYLAAVAAGADAVYVGLKHFSARMQANNFSISELARLASLGRDRGTKTYVAMNTLVKPGDVESAGRLLDRLRATVQPYAIIVQDLAMIELARQVGFQGEIHLSTLANLSHPAGLAVAKKLGANRVVVPRELNLDEVKLMADACPKDLDLEIFVHGALCHCVSGRCYWSSYLGGKSGLRGRCVQPCRRLYTTGKQDAQRLFSCNDLSLDVLTKPLLSMPRVTAWKIEGRKKGPHYVYYTVRAYQMLRDNPQDAQAKKTALELLDQALGRPTSHSVFLPQRAFQPIQPGEETSSGRLVGEVKRDQKKLYFQTREPLLPGDLVRVGYEDQPGHRTIPIRRKVPKRGRMDIPFSRKIQGPPLPSGTKVFLVDRREPELVKLIKDLEKELDFFPAPEAKESTFTPTWPKTAPRAKIKPENTTLFRTPPHGKIFGKTAFWLERAALSKVPRASVSRSQWWLPPVVWPEEDKRIRSLLKEAVKKGAREFVINAPWQAAFFEDRKNATLVAGPFCNAANRLALKLLKDLGCSSAIVSPELPEEDVFALAQNPPLPLGFVLKGLWPFGIARFLSETVRFDEPIKSPMHETLFVRKYGGNNWIYPAWELDFSSEYKKLERAGYRNFITIKEMWPKAVPRPKRTSVFNWKLQLL, translated from the coding sequence ATGAGCAATAAACATATTCCTGAAATAATGGCCCCGGCAGGGGACGCGTCCTCCTACCTGGCCGCCGTCGCCGCTGGTGCGGACGCCGTGTACGTGGGCCTGAAACACTTTTCGGCCCGTATGCAGGCCAATAACTTCTCTATCAGCGAGCTCGCCCGGCTGGCAAGCCTGGGGCGCGATCGCGGGACCAAGACCTACGTTGCCATGAACACGCTCGTCAAGCCCGGCGACGTGGAATCCGCAGGACGCCTCCTGGACAGGCTGCGCGCCACGGTCCAGCCCTACGCCATCATCGTCCAGGACCTGGCCATGATCGAGCTGGCCCGGCAGGTGGGCTTCCAGGGCGAGATTCACCTCTCCACCCTGGCCAACCTGAGCCACCCCGCCGGACTCGCCGTGGCCAAGAAGCTCGGCGCGAACCGCGTGGTCGTCCCCCGCGAGCTGAACCTCGACGAGGTCAAGCTCATGGCCGACGCCTGCCCAAAGGACCTGGACCTGGAAATTTTCGTCCACGGCGCGCTCTGCCACTGCGTGTCGGGCCGCTGCTACTGGTCCAGCTACCTGGGCGGCAAGTCCGGCCTGCGGGGCCGCTGCGTGCAGCCCTGCCGCCGCCTCTACACGACGGGCAAGCAGGACGCCCAACGCCTCTTCTCGTGCAATGACCTCTCCCTGGATGTCCTGACCAAGCCGCTTTTGTCCATGCCCAGAGTCACGGCCTGGAAGATCGAAGGCCGCAAGAAGGGCCCCCACTACGTCTACTACACGGTCCGCGCCTATCAGATGCTCCGCGACAATCCGCAGGACGCCCAGGCCAAGAAGACCGCCCTGGAGCTTCTGGACCAGGCCCTGGGCAGACCCACGTCCCACTCGGTTTTCCTGCCCCAGCGGGCCTTCCAGCCCATCCAGCCGGGCGAGGAGACCAGCTCCGGCCGCCTCGTAGGCGAGGTGAAGCGGGACCAGAAGAAGCTCTATTTCCAGACCCGGGAGCCGCTGCTGCCCGGCGACCTGGTCCGAGTGGGCTACGAGGACCAGCCCGGCCACCGCACCATCCCCATCAGGCGCAAGGTGCCCAAGCGCGGACGCATGGACATCCCCTTTTCCCGCAAGATCCAGGGGCCGCCGCTGCCGTCCGGAACCAAGGTCTTCCTGGTTGACCGCCGTGAGCCCGAGCTGGTCAAGCTGATCAAGGACCTGGAAAAGGAACTCGATTTCTTCCCGGCACCCGAGGCCAAGGAGTCCACCTTCACGCCCACCTGGCCGAAGACGGCTCCCCGGGCGAAGATCAAGCCGGAGAACACCACCCTCTTCCGCACCCCGCCCCACGGCAAGATATTCGGCAAGACCGCCTTCTGGCTGGAGCGGGCCGCCCTGAGCAAGGTACCGCGCGCTTCGGTCTCGCGATCCCAGTGGTGGCTGCCCCCGGTAGTCTGGCCCGAGGAGGACAAGCGCATCCGCTCGCTTCTCAAGGAAGCCGTCAAAAAGGGCGCGCGCGAGTTCGTGATCAACGCGCCGTGGCAGGCCGCCTTTTTCGAGGACCGCAAGAACGCCACCCTTGTGGCCGGTCCGTTCTGCAACGCGGCCAACCGATTGGCTCTCAAGCTGCTCAAGGACCTGGGCTGCTCTTCGGCCATAGTCTCCCCGGAATTGCCGGAAGAAGACGTCTTCGCCCTGGCGCAGAACCCGCCCCTGCCGCTCGGCTTCGTGCTCAAGGGATTGTGGCCATTCGGTATTGCCCGATTCCTGTCCGAGACCGTGCGCTTCGACGAGCCCATCAAGAGTCCCATGCACGAGACGCTCTTTGTCCGCAAATACGGCGGAAACAACTGGATCTACCCCGCCTGGGAGTTGGACTTCTCCAGCGAATACAAGAAGCTTGAGCGGGCCGGATACCGCAACTTCATCACCATCAAGGAGATGTGGCCCAAGGCCGTGCCCCGGCCCAAGCGGACCAGCGTGTTTAACTGGAAGCTCCAGTTATTATAG
- a CDS encoding dihydroorotate dehydrogenase electron transfer subunit, which produces MSLRNCRNVKVLDVSPVGQSKRPGEFFEITLEYPGWDGWQSGQFVMIRPASWELDLLWGRPFSLYSGDGETLTLFVQNVGRGTSRIVSMQPGDEVAIWGPLGNTFAVEPDTPTLLLAGGIGIAPFRGYVESHPKPENLHLFLAHRLPKECYPFELLSKTVSTGSMAEERPEDLQRIIDSLREQIADYAARDGLVLCCGPTPFMKTVQAFANELGARAQVSLENRMACGVGACLGCVTKDGEGHHVQVCTKGPVFWTDKVEL; this is translated from the coding sequence ATGTCCTTGAGGAATTGCCGAAATGTTAAGGTATTGGATGTATCCCCGGTCGGTCAATCAAAAAGGCCGGGTGAGTTTTTCGAGATAACGTTGGAATATCCGGGATGGGACGGCTGGCAGTCTGGCCAGTTCGTCATGATTCGGCCCGCGTCCTGGGAGCTGGACCTGCTTTGGGGCAGGCCGTTTTCCCTCTATTCGGGCGATGGCGAGACCCTGACCCTGTTCGTCCAGAACGTGGGGCGCGGGACCAGCCGCATCGTGTCCATGCAGCCGGGCGACGAGGTCGCCATCTGGGGGCCGCTTGGAAACACCTTTGCGGTGGAGCCGGACACCCCGACCCTTTTGCTGGCAGGCGGCATCGGCATAGCTCCCTTTCGCGGTTATGTCGAGTCCCATCCCAAGCCTGAAAATTTGCATCTCTTCCTGGCCCACCGTTTGCCCAAGGAGTGTTACCCCTTCGAGCTGCTCTCTAAGACCGTCTCCACCGGCAGCATGGCCGAGGAGCGTCCCGAGGACCTGCAACGGATCATCGACTCCCTGCGGGAACAGATCGCGGACTACGCGGCGCGGGACGGTCTGGTGCTCTGCTGTGGGCCAACACCGTTCATGAAGACAGTGCAGGCCTTCGCCAATGAACTTGGCGCGCGGGCTCAGGTATCCCTGGAGAACCGCATGGCCTGCGGCGTGGGTGCCTGTCTCGGCTGCGTGACCAAGGACGGCGAAGGACATCATGTTCAGGTCTGCACCAAGGGGCCGGTTTTCTGGACCGACAAAGTGGAGCTGTAG
- a CDS encoding dihydroorotate dehydrogenase, which yields MDMHVSFGGLELDNPIMTASGTFGFGLEFAAYGDLTKLGGIVAKGLSLKPREGNPMPRIAETPCGMLNAIGIQNPGVENFLTQAMPALKRMGVTVVANLYACDAEEFGELASVLAEEEGVAALEVNVSCPNVKEGGIAFGQDPAQIGRVTEAVKKRAGNKHVMVKLSPNVTDITVCAKAAADGGADSLSLINTLSGMAVDIRKRKPRIANVIAGLSGPAIKPVALRCVHQVVRSVDIPVVGMGGIASAEDVLEFILVGAHAVQVGTANFLRPDFAFTLVDEVESLLEEIGAKSLEEFRGSLELPL from the coding sequence ATGGATATGCATGTTTCTTTCGGTGGCCTTGAGCTCGACAACCCGATCATGACCGCCTCGGGCACCTTCGGCTTCGGCCTGGAGTTCGCGGCCTACGGCGACCTCACCAAGCTCGGCGGCATCGTGGCCAAGGGGCTTTCTCTCAAGCCGCGCGAGGGCAACCCCATGCCGCGCATCGCCGAGACGCCCTGCGGCATGCTCAATGCCATCGGCATCCAGAATCCCGGCGTGGAAAATTTCCTGACCCAGGCCATGCCCGCGCTCAAGCGTATGGGCGTGACCGTGGTGGCCAACCTGTACGCCTGCGACGCCGAGGAGTTCGGCGAGCTCGCCTCGGTGTTGGCCGAGGAAGAGGGCGTGGCCGCGCTGGAGGTCAACGTCTCCTGCCCCAACGTCAAGGAGGGCGGCATCGCCTTCGGCCAGGACCCGGCCCAGATCGGCAGGGTGACCGAGGCCGTCAAGAAGCGCGCCGGCAACAAGCACGTCATGGTCAAGCTGTCGCCCAACGTGACCGACATCACGGTCTGCGCCAAGGCGGCGGCCGATGGTGGGGCGGACTCCCTGTCCCTGATCAACACGCTGTCGGGTATGGCCGTGGACATCCGCAAGCGCAAGCCGCGCATCGCCAACGTCATCGCCGGGCTGTCCGGCCCGGCCATCAAGCCGGTGGCCCTGCGCTGCGTGCATCAGGTGGTCCGGTCCGTGGACATCCCCGTGGTGGGCATGGGCGGCATCGCCTCGGCGGAAGACGTCCTGGAGTTCATCCTGGTGGGCGCCCACGCCGTCCAGGTGGGCACGGCCAATTTCCTGCGTCCGGACTTCGCCTTCACCCTGGTGGACGAGGTGGAGTCTTTGCTGGAGGAGATCGGCGCCAAGTCCCTGGAAGAGTTCCGGGGCAGCCTGGAGTTACCCCTCTAA